The stretch of DNA tgcgcacgcaccgacgggcccagatcctcgcttgctctacctccatggggagagagaggggccataacgcttcctcctgcacctacactatcctccccccaaaaccccaacccccacctcacacacaagcccccacattacagcatctcggatatcttctacagcccttctctggctctggtctctttgcgggctgcagccgacgaccactcagcaccgcaacagcaacttcaccactctcccagaagccaacatttacatagccccgcctctttctggcgcacacaattcaagcacacaacgagctcctgcaacgagtcccggctgaagggcatcacaccaaacaacgggcggatgacgacattaacagcaactgtctcctgcaaagtcttgcaaagttcttttttccccttccttgggctgcttgttgctgctgtttctttgcacttgttgtgctgctgctgcagattcgagcttgttctgatttttcaaactggataagagaggtgcaccggtcctggaggtactgcaataccaggtcgatgcgtggagtggacagagcaagctcttcttccatctccctgttccaaaaatccatttaatatatggtccccagataggggacgtatcagatattaaactgataagaacagattttttattgaaaaatatactttattatatatatataatataaatatacaaaaaacaaacatttccgtttttcattcattcattgcaTTCACATTATACTTTCAAAATAAAGCAATGGAGGTAGGGGGGGAGTGGATGGGGGGTGGGAGATGGGGAAAGGGATGTGGAATTTGAAACGCCCAAAGCTTTATTTTCCACTTAAACTTAGACaataagggagggagggggagaaggagagggttAGTTAGTCCTCTTCTTCCTCAAGGCTGTCCCGGATGTTGTAGTCCCGGAGCAGACTGTGAATCAGTCTGCGGCAGTCTTGGATTGTCATCCTCTCTCTCCTCAGAATGAGGCAGTTCCTGGAATACCATAAAACGTCCTTAAAACTGTTCATAAGGCGCCAGGCTTCCTGAATTGCCCCCTCCGTGTGAGTACCCTGAAAAAGCCCATAAAGCACCGCATGGTGCGTAAGCAAGTTCCTGGGCACACAGTCTTTGAGTTCATGTTCCAGGGCATCAAGCAGGACCTGAGCAAATTGGCAATCCCAAAAAGTGTGCAAAGATGTTTCCTCATGAAGGATGCACCGTGGGCAATGCCGGTACCTGCACAGGTTACGGGCATGCATGAAGGTTCTGAGGGGCAGACCCCCCCGGATGGCCATCCACGACATGTCCTTGTGCTTGTTGGTCAGGCTGTCTGAAGAAACATTCCCCCAAACAACCTTTGCTGTGTCCTCTGGGAGCCCTGGAATAGACTCCGTCTTGTCTTTGGCTCTGATCAACTTGTGGATTGTCTTTGGTTTCCACAAATCGGGCTTGACTCCCTCCAGTTGGTGTTCCCTCACAAACTTTGTAACATCCAGGTAAAACCAAGGGGTGTTCCAGTTGTAAGGGTAGGAGCTGTCCCACTTGTCCCACCCCAGCGAACGCCAAAGTGGAAGAAGAAAAAAGCGGGACATGGAGCTGCCAACAGAGTCCTTTTCTTTGCCGGTGATCGTCTGGCGGATGCAGTTACACACGAAGAAACTCCTCAGCAGGGTAGGGATGTCTGGGACACCTTTTCCGCCTTTGCAGGGGGCCTTGTACATAACTGACCGCTTTACTCTGTCCATCTTGGAGCCCCAGATGAAGTGGAAGACTGCCCTTGTGATGGCCCTGCAGACCGTAGCCAGCGGGGGCCACGCTTGGGCCATGTACTGCAGGACAGGAAGAATCTCGTTCCGCAGCACCAGTGTCTTCCCTTCGATGGTGAGGTCTCTGAGACTCCAGAGGCCAATCTTTTGTCTGACCTTTGCCATTCTCTCCTCCCAGCACTTCAGGGCAGCGCCCTCACCGCCAAACCAGACTCCGAGGATCTTAATGAAGTCGGCTTTGATGGAAAAGGGGACGTTGTCAGAAGCCAGGTTCCAGTCTCCGAAGAGGAGGGTCTCTGACTTCCCGCAGTTGACTTTGGCTCCTGAAGCTTTGCTGAAGTCCTCGCAGGTCTGGACGAGCGATCTCACCGACTGCTGGTCAGCGCAGAAGACGGTCACGTCGTCCATGTACAGCGAACACTTGATCTGGGATCTGGCAGGTCCTGGTGCGGTGATCCCTCTGATCTCTGGATTCCGTCGGATGCACTCGGCGAAGAGCTCTATGCAACAGACAAAAAGAAGAGGTGAAAGAGGGCAGCCTTGTCTGACCCCAGAGAGGACAGGGAAGGGGTCAGTTTTCCAGCCGTTCACCAACACCAAGCTGAAAATATCACGGTACATTAGACTGACATAAgaacaaaacatttcacccagccCAAACCTACGCAGGACCTTGTTCATAAAGACGTGGGACACACGATCAAAGGCTTTTTCCTGATCAAGACTGACCAGGGCCGCGTGTACACGGCGGTCCTTGATGTAGTGCACCGTGTCCCTAATGAGAGCAAGGCTGTCTGCAATCCTGCGCCCGGGGATACCGCAGGTTTGGTCCGGATGGACGATCTGTCCGATGACAGTCTTTAGCCGGTTGGCTAGTACCTTGGCGAGGATCTTGTAGTCCACATTCAGGAGAGAGATGGGACGCCAATTTTTAAGGTCACATCTCTCCCCCTTCTGTTTATACAAGATCGTGATCATTCCTTCCCTCAGCGACTGAGGCATTTTGCCCTCCACGGCCATCTCCTCGTACAGCTCGAGCAGGTCCGGACCAATGAGGTCCCACAGCGCTACATAGAGCTCCGCTGGGAGACCGTCACTGCCCGGGGTCCTGTCTCGCCTAAAGGATTTGGCAGCAGAGTGCAACTCCTCCAAGGCCAAGGGGGCATTGgtggctgaaagacctgcaggatCAATAAGGTTAGTGATACCTGCTAGGAACCTCTCAGCCGATGTTTCGTCTGTTTCCTTTTCCTTGTAGAGGGAGCTGTAGTAGTCTGTGACCACTTCCATCACTCCCTCCTTACCTGACTTCAGGGTGCCTGTCTCGTCGCGGAGCTCTGTCAGGGGTGTGTGGCCGGAGTGGAGCTTTCGGAAGAAGAAAGAGTTGCACTTTTCCCCCTTCTCGAGATGCTCCACCTTGGAGCGGAAGATGATGCGCCTGGATTCCTCCGCAAAGTGCCCTTTCAGGCCCTCTTTGGTCTCCTCCAGATCCTTTCTCACATCCCAGCCACACCGCTGGAGGTCTTGAAGGGACTGTAGATTTCGCTGCAGCCTCTTGAAGTTCCTCCTGCGTTCGCAGGCTTGACGCCTGCCCTTGACCTGAAAGAAACTACGCAATTGGACCTTGACAAATTCCCACCAGTCACTGACATTATCATAACAACATTTCTCATTCCTCCACCAAATGTATGCATCCCTCAGTTCTTGCATAACCTCCTCCCTTCCCAACAGTTCACAGTTCAGCTTCCAGGAGCCCGGACCTGGAGGAAAACCACAGCCCAGAGATCCCTGAAAGTGAATGGCCCTGTGGTCAGAGAAGAAGCAGGGGACCATAGCATACCTTGTCTGCTTGATGGTACGGGAGGTAAACACAAAGTCAATCCTAGAACGCACTGAGCCATCGGGGCGGCACCAACTGTAATTCACAGTGCCGTTCCCAATGGACCCAACAGCGTCCTTTAAGGATGCTTCGGTTACCATCTCCTTAAGCAGTTTGGAGGTGACATCCAGTTTGGCACCGTTGCTGGTGCTGCGCCCGTCCTCCTCAATGGGGCAATTAAAGTCCCCGCCCAACACTACCGCCCGGGTGGTTGCTAACTGGGCCCGCAGGGTCTGGAATAGTTCCAAACGCTCACCCTTCTCAGGGGAGGCGTACACGTTGATAAGCCTAACAGGCTCCCCTGCCCAGGAACCGTCCACGACCAGCAAGCGGCCGCAGACTAGCTCAAGTACAGAATCAACAGTGAAGAGGCTCCCCCTGATCAGAATGGCGACCCCTGCAGACTTACAGCTATTACCCCCAGACCAGTAGGAGGGACCATGGGTCCACTGACGCATGAGGTGTTTGTATGACCTGGAGAAAGGAAAGGCACATTCCTGCAACATGTACACATTACAATTCTGAGTGTCAAGAAATGCAAAGATGTTTTGTCGTCTCGTCCGGTCCTTAATACTCCTAACATTAATGGTGAATAAGTTAAAAGACCCCATTagttaagaaataaaaagaaaaaccgTTAACATTAGTCGTTTTATACGTTACCACTCTGGTCGGGCGGGTCTCCTCCTGCATTGTCGGGCGGGGGGGGACTCTCCTCCGGAGATTCCAACTGCAGCAGCAGGGCCTCTTCTAGTTGCAGGACCCTGTTGACGTCTTCCGGTTTGACTGGGATCTGCCCTAGCTCTTCTAAGAGCAGTTCCATATCCTCTGTGGCCTGTTCCACCACCTTCCCCTCATCTTCCTCTGATGATGATGTGTCGCCCGGGTCAGCGACGGCCATCTTCTTCTCCTGTTGTTCCGCCGTTGGGCTATCCTCTGCTTCCCTGGTTCTTTTCTTGCAGAGGGCAGGAGAGGAGGGGAGAGGATGGGAGgggtgggtgaggggggggaAATCCTCCAGGGAGAAACCTGCAGCCCCTGGAGGGGAGGTTAGTGGGGCTGCAAGGGGAGAGGGAGGTGTGAAGGTGGGGGCTGGGGTGGGAGAGGGTGCTGGGGCAGCGGTGGGGGGCTTACCTTTCTTCTCATTGTTCTTTGTTTTGGCCGGGGCCGGAGGTGTTACCTTGGCTGGGGCTGGAGTCTTCCCTTTGTTGTGCGTTTTGGCTGGGGCCGCAGGTGTTGCTCTGTTGTTGGCTGGAGCTGAAGGTGTCGGTTTCGCTTGAGCCACAGACGCATAGGTTCTTGATCTCTGCGGGCAGTCTCTGTAGACGTGTGAAGCCAATCCACACAGGTTGCAGGCTTTGGAGCGGGGGCAGTCTTTGGCTTCGTGGCCCAGCACCTTGCATATCCTGCATGCATTTGCTGTGCAGGTTTTTGCTTGGTGTCCCAGCTGTCCACATTTCCTGCAGGTTTGTGGCTGGTCggggtagtaaatgagccctgggGAGCTGCCGAGAGAGAAACTCTGGGGGAGGTGTTTTAGCCCATCTGCTGAGCTCTCTTCCCTCTGGAGCTTGACCAGGACCGAATATTTACCTGTCCAGAAGCCGTTGGAGTCCGTGATCTGGATGGGGTCTCTGATGACGGTGCAGAATCTGGTCAGGAAGGTGATGATGTCCTTTACTGGTGTGTGGGGGTTTCGCATTGCGACCGTCACCCGCCTTTCCTCTCTTTGAATAGGGCTGTTGCCCACAAAGCGAGTAAAAGGGGATTCGGGCCCCGCcgctttaaccctttcccagtACCTCCTGCAGATCGCCATGGAGGCAAAGGTGATGTAGAACAGACCCCCGATGAAGGTCTGTATACTTACAGTCTCTGCCTTGGAGAAGCCCTGTTCCATAACCATTTTCTTCCCGAACACGTCTGTACTCATGTCCGGGGCCTTGCCTTCCACTTCCCTCAGCTTCAGTACTACCGTCTGCCTCATCCATGGCTCCAGATTAGGTGACTGGGTAGCCTTGGGAGGCAGAGCGGAGGCCTGGGCTGGGGTTTCGGTTCCGGGTGGTGCGCTCCTGGAACCCGTGGAGACTTTTTCCGTTTTCTTTCCGGAGTTCTTCCCTCTGCTGGCTGCTGTAGTGGGAGCCATCTCTTCCTGTTCCAAGTGTCTGGAAAGGAAAAGAGAGGAAAAGAAAGGGGTAGAAAAAGGGGAAAAGGTCTGAAAAGATAAAGAGGGAGAGAGAGTGGGCGGGGTTATGCAAATGACCCCGAGGGTCGTCCTTCGGAGCGGTGCAGTGGCCCCAGGGAGGGAAAAAGAGAGTaagggagggaagggagagagagagagagagggagagagagagagagagagagagagggagagagagagagagagagagagagagagagagggagagagagagagagagagctggcggagtttttaaaaaaactccTAAGTGTGTTACAGCTCAGTGGAGTAAGAACTCCAAGTTTCTTCTTTCTCTTCTAGTCGGTAGTCGTTCCGTCGGAGACTTCTTTCCCGAAGGTCTGAATCTCAGTCGATCGCTTCCAGATGAAGTGCTTCCTGAAGTGCAGCCTGAAGCCGAAGTCGGTCTCTGAGGCCGGTCCGTCCGATGATTTCTCTGTCGGTCGGTCGATCAGATGTTCTCTTTCTCCTGCTTCAGATCTTCAGACTTCAGCCTGCTTCAGTAGATCtgaactgataagaacagatttttttttttttttttttttttttttttttttttgtcttttttttttttttgtctttgtttcttttctttaaatCCTTTCAGTTTGAGTTTCTTTCATAAGAAAAATTTTCCAttacaaacaaaaatgaaaaaatcaagAAAGAAACTATGACACAtcataaaggaaaaagaaaatattcttagaaaaatttttttaagaaaatttaTACCAGTCTTTAATTTTCCATTCATTCATGGCAGACATTCCAAATTTTTTCTTATcaactaaatacaaaatatatagatTACTTAAGGCAAATTTTATACAGTCGGTTATAGTTAACTCATCCCTTCttaaaactaaaatatttctaCACTTCCAAATAGCTTCTTTGGTTACATTAATAATTTGCCAGGCCTTGATAGCatccccatttttacattttaagttcAGTCCAAAAAAAACTTGCTCATAACCTAAAAACTCAAGCTCtcctacatatttttaaaaaacctcTCATCTTCTCCCACACCATTCTTGAGAAACTACAATTCCAGAAGACATGCATTACCGTTTCATCATATACACAACCATTTCTGGGAcatttggggttatttaataaacctCTTAAGTACTGGAAGTTCCTTACTGGCAAGCAATCATGAACTACTGCCCATGCAAATCCTTTTGACTATTGGTAAGATTTTTATTCAGTACCATATTCCAGATGTTTTTAGAAACTTTAGCGTTAAATTTTTCAACCGGgtatattaattcattttttttaaaacttttaactaTTTGTTTTGCGTTTACAAGCTCAGTAAaatcaaatgtatttaaattatattttctcaCTATTTTCTCTAAAATCACATAAAACCTACTGATTTTAAAAGCGCGCGGTTTATTTAAATCAATTCCcaaccatttatatttattaaagaaccaACCTCcgctatattttataaaattggaCACAATACTCTCTTTTTTTAACAACCTAAAATAAAAGCAGCAtgttttaatgataaaaaaagtCTTAGGTCAGGCACACCTCTACCCCCGTTATCTATATCTTTATacataatttctctttttattttctccaTTTTAGATCCCCATATAAAAACGAAGATTTCTCTTATAAATTTCCTCATGTACAAATCCGATGGTAAAAACACAATAGACACATATAATAAAAGGGATAAAATTACGGCCTTAATAATTAAAACTTTCCC from Xenopus tropicalis strain Nigerian chromosome 8, UCB_Xtro_10.0, whole genome shotgun sequence encodes:
- the LOC101732984 gene encoding uncharacterized protein LOC101732984; amino-acid sequence: MLQECAFPFSRSYKHLMRQWTHGPSYWSGGNSCKSAGVAILIRGSLFTVDSVLELVCGRLLVVDGSWAGEPVRLINVYASPEKGERLELFQTLRAQLATTRAVVLGGDFNCPIEEDGRSTSNGAKLDVTSKLLKEMVTEASLKDAVGSIGNGTVNYSWCRPDGSVRSRIDFVFTSRTIKQTRYAMVPCFFSDHRAIHFQGSLGCGFPPGPGSWKLNCELLGREEVMQELRDAYIWWRNEKCCYDNVSDWWEFVKVQLRSFFQVKGRRQACERRRNFKRLQRNLQSLQDLQRCGWDVRKDLEETKEGLKGHFAEESRRIIFRSKVEHLEKGEKCNSFFFRKLHSGHTPLTELRDETGTLKSELFAECIRRNPEIRGITAPGPARSQIKCSLYMDDVTVFCADQQSVRSLVQTCEDFSKASGAKVNCGKSETLLFGDWNLASDNVPFSIKADFIKILGVWFGGEGAALKCWEERMAKVRQKIGLWSLRDLTIEGKTLVLRNEILPVLQYMAQAWPPLATVCRAITRAVFHFIWGSKMDRVKRSVMYKAPCKGGKGVPDIPTLLRSFFVCNCIRQTITGKEKDSVGSSMSRFFLLPLWRSLGWDKWDSSYPYNWNTPWFYLDVTKFVREHQLEGVKPDLWKPKTIHKLIRAKDKTESIPGLPEDTAKVVWGNVSSDSLTNKHKDMSWMAIRGGLPLRTFMHARNLCRYRHCPRCILHEETSLHTFWDCQFAQVLLDALEHELKDCVPRNLLTHHAVLYGLFQGTHTEGAIQEAWRLMNSFKDVLWYSRNCLILRRERMTIQDCRRLIHSLLRDYNIRDSLEEEED